The DNA segment ctagggtaaaatgtcaaatttgttttggaattggacattttggtattcaatgtcctagtccatttgattcaaatttcattggtggtcctatagcctcaagacaaccatctatttcacaagtatatcctaaagttctttcttctgtgcctacttgtggtaaaaACCCAGAGTtctcatctactgattggtatattgacactggagctactcatcatgtcacatcagattataatatccttacagacgtaatgccatattatggctcagatacggtgcaagtaggcgatggttcaggtttgcaaattgctaatcttggaaacacatatgttcatttatctaatcgaacttttcacatgcgcaatgtctttcatgttccatctatcactaaaaatttactttctacacgccagttttgtcttgataacaatgtcatttttgaatttcatcataatcattatcttataaaggatagaggaacaaatgctattatgttttatgggagaataaaaaatggcctctattgtcttcagagttcttcaatcaaagcttttgttggtgaacgcacaaataaaccagcttggcatgctcgacttggtcatccttcccttcgtattgttcagtcaatcatcaataggtatggtttacctacttctattacctcctctccatcttattcatgtagggcctgcatggaatctaaaagtcataagctacctttctctttatctgatcatgtttctaattttccacttgagataattcattctgatgtttggggtcctgcacctattttgtctaatcaaggtttccaatattatgttacattcattgatcattttagtaaatatacttggctttatcctatgagaaggaaatctgatttatttgatatattttgtaattttcaaattcaagttgaacgatcttttaatcgtaaaatactctcttttcattctgattggggaggcgaatatcaagctctccatcgtcattttgtctcttgtggaattgttcatcgagtttcttgtcctcacactccagaacaaaatggctctgctgagagaaaacatagacatataattgaaactgccttagctcttattcatcatgcatcagttccgcgtaaattttgggatgaagctgttagcactgcagtatatctcataaatcgacttcctacaccattgctcaatcataaatgtccttttgaaaaactttataatcaaacccctgattacactttccttcgaatttttggttgcgcatgttatccatggttacgcccctattctaaacacaaatttgactctcgttcactacaatgtgtttttcttggttatagcaatttgcaccatggttatcgttgcttgcatataccaacaggacgaatttatatttcacgacatgttacttttgatgagtctttattccctttttcggtagcttcttcaatctctcctccagatacaagtggCACCTTCTTAATGCCACCTAATATTATCAGAAGTGATGGAATTCTAGGTCTTGCTCcggagctctctaataactctcctatACCATCATAATCACCTCcggttgctgctccaatcttagaagtctcgccgatcgaagataatatgctctctggttcctcggataatgcaagtccgtcatctacatcaccatgtcagcctacttcctcgtcgtcatcaacaagtgattcagatgataatgctcctcgtcgcatgcttcccattagtgatatttatgagcgttgcccaccaaatgcaactcgatatccccttccacgagctctagtggtttcttccaaatctattgaaccaacctgttttacacaagcaaacaaggatccaaactggcgtagtgcaatggctacagaatttgatgcacttcttcacaatggaacatggactctagttctgcgcactccctcaatgaatgttgtgggctctaaatgggtattccgtcttaagcatcgagctgatggttctcttgaaagatataaagctcgacttgtagctaaaggatttagtcaacagccaggtattgactttaatgacactttcAGCCCAGCCATCaacatctgtcagactattattatcaatagctgttagttctaattggcttgtacgacaattggatatttcaaatgcatttctccatggtcatcttgaggaaactatatttatggagcaaccacctggttttattcatccacaatttccatctcatgtttgccaactcaagaaatccttatatggtcttcgacaagctcctcgtgcatggtttcatcgactatctaaatggttacaagctcaaggattttctggatcaaagattgactcgtctctatttcacaaatataatgatgaaaatatgatattttttcttatttatgtggatgacattctgataaccggcaatgatcacaagggtatcacaactttattaagtcttctcaatcaagaatttcctactagagatttgggtattgctcgtttttttcttggtattgagcttattccacatgaggatgactatcttctctctcagagcaaatacattactggacttcttcaaaaagccaaaatgaatggagcacgtccggtctctacaccaattgctataaacaactctccaacttcatcctctcctgctctatctgatccacaaatttatcgaagtattgttggggccttacaatatgttactatcacacgccctgatattacttttgcggtaaatcgtgcttgtcaattcatgcatgctccaactgaacaaaattgggataatgtaaaaagaatacttcgctatctcaaaggtactattctacatggtcttcttttatatcgccaatcatctcgagatttacatgcatatagtgatgcggattgggcaagttctcctgaagatagacgctctactagtggatatgcaatatttcttggacgaaatcttatctcatggaattcgaaaaagcaacctacggtatctcgttcaagccactatccagacaacgcttcaacaagttagcaagcaaactcaacgcagagatctcccgttgagtttgtcggggggtaaaagagatataacagaattatccaaattgaccggatcaaattaccaaatcaaatcatattagtatttggattaattattctaataattctgttataattattctcagaattattctaataattctgttataattattctcagaattattcttagaataattctgttatttattaattagttatttgaccaagtacttttgaacattatatattgtattgtccttagggcaaatatcaatgaacaatagattttattattctcatcttattccttcctctctctctattcttcttcttacaggAAGAACCTTCCAGAATTCACTGACAAATTCAGTTCCAGTTCGCTTGCTGTTCTGCAAGATGTCATTGGCAAGATACAAGAAAGGACCTTTCTGCTCTGTTTTTGAGCAATGGAATTGCTTGTCCCAAGTTTGAATAACCTGTTCAGCATTCTTACGGTGGAAAATACACCAATGTGACAAAGCTATTgatcaaagaaagttaaggattCAAGCTATCGCATCCAGTTGCTGTGTTTAATTGTGCAAAATAATAAACGCAAATACACTCCAAAAGAAAATTTTATGCACAGACATCGTTTCCCAAATAAGTAGTTGAGATGATTCATCTAAAAATTGCTCCAATCGAGAGGAGAGGTACAAAATGCGGGGAGGATACTCTCGATACACTGCTGAGTGTTATTGAGCTTGGACAACTTATCCGCCAGTATCGTCTCATTGAAGATGCTATTCATCACAGACAAGGATGAAGCACACTTGCCGCCCCCGTTGTTCCCACTGGAAAAACCTTCACCACCCCCTTAGAATGCGGGGGCGCTCTTGAAGTAGCTGGATAAgcgagcatcaagagcaacaatacaacaaccaagtcttttcccattaggtggggtcggctgtatgaatccttttacgccattgagccctatctcctattatatcatcatctatatttaaataaattttatcttgttttattattgctaaccaagtcttttttggtcgtcctcttcctcgtttgatatgcatgtttatcatagtttcacatcacctaactggagcatttattggtcgtctaagtacatgtccgtaccatcttaaatgtgtctctcgaagtttgtccttaatagatgcaactccgactttctctctaatgctctcattccttattttgtccatcttcgtatgtccacacatccaccttaacatcctcatctctgcaactctcatcttatgctcatgtgcttgagtcatagcccaacattcagctccatataacatagtaggtctaactgcgattttatagaacttacctttaagtttaagaggtattttatgttcaagcatcaagagcaacaatatCTCAGTTTTAAGTCTCAATTGGACCGAATTAACCAAATTTAATTGCCAAcaagaaaaaaactaaaaatttcaGTAGGACACTCGATTCGGGAAATCAAAGGAAGCGAATACAACCACAAGAAAGGGTGCATCAAGTGTCGACCTGCCTCTGCGGTTTGGAAATGATGCGGAAGTAGCAAGAGGGAGGGATCTAGGTTAGGGCTTGTAGGGTTTTCCAACGTTTCTCTTCGCCCGCTTCCGCGCTCCTTTTTAACGGTAGTCTAATTTGAGGGACAGGGACGGAATCAGGGAATATACCATAACACCATATGTATATAAATTCTACCGAGTATATAACGGTTCGGACTTAATGATTGGTGAGATAGACCAGTTCCATCCCCGTTCAATTTCGTTCCTGATCATCATAATGGATGGGTTTATAACGACGttaaattcccccccccccccctaaattCTAATATTAGTTTTCTCTTGTTGAATAAGTTGGTTTATTGAGTTTGTGCCTACCTAAGCTTTTTATTAAGCTCAACTAACGCCGTTGTTATGATCGTTCAAGGAATGAATGCCCTATTCTATGAATTCTTTTGTTAGGATCATAATTGTTTAGATTAATTGTGTTAATACACTTTAGGATCTAACTAACTACATAAATCTTTGATGCTTTTTTAGTTGTTTGCGTAGTTCTTTCACGAGAGTAAATGGTTTGTAAGCGCGATCTAGGTATCCAAGTGATCATGCATAGGACGATAACCTACGATTGGGAGACTCATGAAAAGATCAATGAATTCAAACCAAATTATAAGTGGCAACTTCTCCACAATGTATGTTGACACATTCAAGTACATAATCAAACATGTGAAATTCTGAcaataataagaaaattaaaacgaTACCGAAAACATAATGGTGGAACATCTATGGTTAATAAAACAAAATTATTCTTATTTCAACTTTAGTGTATTTCTTCAACGATACAAACAAATTTCCTTCACTGGTTGAATCACTTGCTTTCATCTTTCGGAGGAAAAACACTTCGCAACTCATTGTCTTGGTCAAGATTCATGCAAAGTGTTCCATCAGTTTAAGGGTTTGATTCTCCAGAGCAACATCACACAAATTGAAGTTGTCACGGCAGGATTGCAGTGgtgatggctagttcttctcttCGGTATCGAAATGAAGGGCGTCAATGCCTTTCAGCACGGAGTCGTAGTTCTTATTTGCAGATGGTTTCCTTCCAGATGAAGAGATAATTGGAGAATTTCTCTGAGCACTTGAAACCTTGTGGGAAGTCACTGGGCTCGCCTCTGCATTGCGAGTGCGAGATTGATCTACATCAATCCCTACCACATCCCGACCACCAGAAACAGCAGGTCGCCTTGAGGATCCACTTGACCATCCCATGAAAGCGGAACTGGAAATCTACTCCACCATTTGAGTTCAAGAATTGCAAAATACTGAATGAGCACACATCTTAAAAAGCTATATAAATGAATAAGTTCATATGAAGACTCTGTAACTTTAAAAAAAGGACAACTAAGAAAATTTTGATTCTAGACAAGTTCGGAACTAGGAAGCATCAGGAACATTAGGCATTTCTGATTTGTTTAGCAACCAACGAGATATTGCAGGTAGAACCATGAATATAAATAAACACTGGAACAATAGGTGTATGGGTAAAAGGAGTGATCCTGAGGCATCTATAACTTACCATAGCATCTTTACTGGAAGGTGGATCATTCGCCATAGGGGCCTTCTGTTTGGATAGGCTGCCAATATTTACAGCTGGAGATGCTTGTCCTCGACGGGAGGGATCAACAGCCAACCAACCACCCGTCCGTCCTTCCTCACCACCTAAAATGCAATTTGTCCAAGTTTTATCCCTCCTAGTTATGAAAATTAGATAAATTGGTTTCAACATGTTAGCATGTCTAGTAGATTATAAAAATTGGATGTGGTTGATTCATCTAATGCAATTAGAGTTAGccattcctaagagtattttagACTTCTAAATGAACATTGGCCAATGCACTTGCACAAGCTAAAGAAGTAGCCAACAAGAAGGAAAATAATCGAGTTGAATAAAGATTTGTCTAGCGAAGAGTTAATATTCAGTCAATGGATTATGAAACAAACATGTAAGAAATTACCTGACTGCCTATCATTGGCGGCAGCAGGAGACAAGCCAGGGCTAGGTCCTGCGCTTGGACCCTAGGAAGTAGAAAATAGAACAAAAAGGTTATCCATTTGTTCAGAAACAGAAAGATGAATGCACATATAACATCTGCATTTAGACTAACAATTGCACGTGGAGGAGGGCCAGCTATCTGAGATTGCTGATACTTCAAGATGGTCCAATCAAATACATAATCAAATTGAAAACCTGCATAGAAACCAGGAAGGTGATTTACTCTTTAAAAAACTAATTTATACTCAAGCAAAAATTCTGAGTCTTCAATTATCCAGCATAGTTTCATCCGTGAATAGAACCAAAGACTTGAAATTTGATATAAGTGAGAAGAAAGTCAACCTTCCCGAATGAAAAGTTCCCGGAACAATCTCTTAAGATATGCATAATCAGGTTTATCCTCAAATCTTAATGAACGGCAATAATGGAAGTAAGATGCAAACTCTGTAGGATATCCCCGGCATAAAGCCTGTAAGTATAAAACAACCATTTCATAATCATAACTAAGGCAATCGAGCAGGAGACTTCAAAAGTAATCATAGATTTATTGCTTGCCTCAATTGATGTGGCGACTTTTTTTTCACTAATTCTTTCATActtttgcttctttgttcctgcttTTAGACCTTGCCATGGAAGGCTGGAGAAAAAACAATAACAGCCAAAGGTTTCAATTTGCACGATGGATAAGAGGTAAAAGGTTTCTACCAAATAGACCAACCTTCCTCTCAAGAAGTACATTAGAACATATCCAAGAGATTCCAAATCATCCCTCCTGCTTTGTTCTTATAAGAAGAAAAGAGTAGTCAGATAACCAAAAACATGGCCACAAAGAAGATAACATGGCCATTGATGCACTGTATTAGAGAAGTTCCTGTAATAAGTTTTAGGTTATACAGGAAGGCCATTCTTATACCTATACCAAGATGTGTATTCACACTTGCATAACGGGCAGTCCCAGTTAAATTTTTGTTCTCTCTGCAATAGAAAATAACAGAGATGAATAAAGTAGCCACTTATAACCTGACATTGATGCACTGTTCtgccaaaatattttaaaatgtagAATTGTAGAGTTTAGACAGTACAGTATGCCAAGCATAATACGTAAAAGAGGCTGTGGAAGATGgggaaactaaaaataaaaaggcagcccggtgcacgaagctcccgtcatacGGGGTCCCGATGAAGTATCCATTGTATGCagtcttaccttgctttttgcaacaagttgtttccaggattcgaacccataacctttaggtcacaaagcaacaactttaccgttgcgctaaGACTTCCCTTCAAGATGGGGAAAGTAAATAGAAGTAAATTAAAACTGGACAATATAGTGTCTCTCCTACACTTTAAATGAAAAACCAATAACAAATCTAaatgagaggaaaaaaaaaactaacaccACCAAGACAACTATGATAAGTAAGATGTGTCATGTTTAATTAACTTCACATCAGTCTCTATGATAAATGGGTATTAAAAATATCTGTGGCCAGATCACAACAAATAGACAAATATGCTAACTACTCAACTAAGCTCAAACCTCAGTTTGGAAAATTGACTAAAAGCTGATTGAAGGAGACTGAGTTCAACCAAGTTGAGAGTGGGCTCTAGAACAATTCAGCCATGATTATGTATTCTCCTTTGTCTTATTCTTTACTATTGTATCATCAATGTATACTTttatcttttttccatttaacttGGCAATATACTTGCACAATACCTTTGGCAGGTGCCTCTAATGAGTGGCACTTGTATTGTTAAATCTTAAAAACATAACTTCATAAAAGAAACTGACTTTGTAGTTCAAAAGGAAGTGTATGGCTCAAACTGGTTTGCCATGTGAATCTAAATAAATCTTCAAACAGCATTTAGGAAGCTTAGCAATCTGTATTTCATATTCCACTGTGTTATCTACCATCTGGTCTATCCACAGTCTACAGCGATGGAATTCAATCTTTCAGACATTCTTAGTTCAAGACGACATAGTCCGCATAATATGTTAACTTACATTATATTAATAAATTAGTTTTAGCGATATTAGATTaacattaatatttaaaatactaTGATTCCTTATATCCCCATGATTGTGTCCTAAATTTAGGTCCTTTTCTGATGAATCTCAGTGTCCccatttttacaattttttgacAAGTATCTATGCCCCCATTTTTAGAAAATAAGTGTCCAATGTACAGATCCAGATCCATATCCATATCAGATACCAGTATTTGAATCCAAATAACATAATTACCAACAACAAGATCTCATGAATTAAAGTATGTCTTTGCCTGTACGGAATATGCTGATGAGTTGAAGTGTCCCTGTACTTCTTGGCAAGGCCAAAATCAATGATATATACCTACAAGGAAATTCAACAAAAAATGTTATTGAGAAAAAGATAAACCTAATAGTAGtacaaataaaaggaaaatttaatcaaACAAGTAGTATAGATAAAAGAAGAAAATACAGACCTGATTAGCTCGTCTACCCAGACCCATAATAAAATTATCTGGTTTAATGTCTCGGTGGAGGAAGGACTTTGAATGCACAAATTCCACTCGATTTAACTGAAGTGAGACACCTAACCAGGTCAGACAGTAGAACACGGTATTTGGAATTTAGATCAAAGTTAATTATTGATATAAGGAAACAATTCACTTCCATGCTAGCACATTAAGTGTGAAAGTTAATTCGAATGCAGTAACAACAGCTATCATAAGAGAATTCACTAGAAAGGCACTGTTACATATTTGACAAAATTAAGTCAGGAATGAAGGGCAGACCCTACAGGGGGAGACCACAAATAGGATAGGCATCCATAAACAGATGGCAATCacacaaatacaaataaacaGAGAGAAACTGAAGACATAAGTACATATTTTTGGTAAAAGCATTGTAAAAATATATACTGATGACAGCTGCAAGGATTAATTAAGCATGttccaaaaatagaaaacaatgtTACAACCTTATCATGTCAAttaagaaatataaaataaataaagggAATACCTTCTGGTCTGCGAGCATCAGAACAGTCTTTAAAGACAGCTTACGGCTGCAAAAGTTGAACAGGTCTTCAAGACTTGGTCCTAGTAAATCCATCACAAGGACATTGTAATCACCCTCAACACCAAACCATCTCACGTTAGGAATTCCAGCTGACaaggaaataagaaaaaaagAGTGAGGATGACTTGAAAACAGCTTGAGACAAATGAAAGCAAATGTTTCATTACTTCCTCCTTGCAGGATCCTATACAGCTTTGATTCATAAAGCAACTGAGGATGCTTAGTCTTGACGTTCTCCTGTCAAACAGAAAATTCACATGACAATGAGAAAATAAATTGAAACCCTAAAACTACACTCAATACATTTTAACAGTGCTGAAGACTTTTAACAGTGCTGAAGACTTAAGTAAATTTCGGGTTGTTGCtaaaacatgaaaaataattaTAGATTTCACATAGTTAAACACTAAACATTTCTCAACGGAATAGAGTGACAAGAAAGTGCTAAGAAAGAAGATGTTCTTAGGGAATTTGACTCAAGGTTTACTAGTTCGCACTAGAAGTGACTAAAGATTAACTCACAAAATGGCTATTTAGTTACAATTCAAGGTTTCCAACATTGAGCCTGCTTCCTGCATGGTGCTGCCTTGTAAACTAGGTTCGCCCTTTGTCAGAAAATGACTTAGAAATACTATCTTGTTTTGACATTCTAATCCTTGGCTAAAGCAAGAATACCACAGAACCATAGTTAACTTCCCAAATTGCCTAGCGGACTCATACAAGGTTACAACCTGGCACCAATGCCCAAGTCAGATCCATCCTAGACCCTGAATCAGAACAAGTTCACACAGACTCAAGTTCTAAGTCATAAACTCGCAAAGTTAGTCTAATTTCATGAGTTAAGTCAGCTCTTATTGATTCAAGTGTTGCCTTTTTTTGAACCCACTATTTTGTCACGCCAAATGAAAAATCCTAATTTCATATTCTGTCATCTTCTTCAAATCATGACACCTTTTCTTCGCAT comes from the Zingiber officinale cultivar Zhangliang unplaced genomic scaffold, Zo_v1.1 ctg83, whole genome shotgun sequence genome and includes:
- the LOC122037806 gene encoding casein kinase 1-like protein 2 gives rise to the protein MEPRVGNKFRLGRKIGSGSFGEIYLGTNIQTNEEVAIKLENVKTKHPQLLYESKLYRILQGGTGIPNVRWFGVEGDYNVLVMDLLGPSLEDLFNFCSRKLSLKTVLMLADQKLNRVEFVHSKSFLHRDIKPDNFIMGLGRRANQVYIIDFGLAKKYRDTSTHQHIPYRENKNLTGTARYASVNTHLGIEQSRRDDLESLGYVLMYFLRGSLPWQGLKAGTKKQKYERISEKKVATSIEALCRGYPTEFASYFHYCRSLRFEDKPDYAYLKRLFRELFIREGFQFDYVFDWTILKYQQSQIAGPPPRAIGPSAGPSPGLSPAAANDRQSGGEEGRTGGWLAVDPSRRGQASPAVNIGSLSKQKAPMANDPPSSKDAMISSSAFMGWSSGSSRRPAVSGGRDVVGIDVDQSRTRNAEASPVTSHKVSSAQRNSPIISSSGRKPSANKNYDSVLKGIDALHFDTEEKN